A stretch of DNA from Lycium ferocissimum isolate CSIRO_LF1 chromosome 4, AGI_CSIRO_Lferr_CH_V1, whole genome shotgun sequence:
gtgtgtcTGAAGGAAAGGCAAAACTGATTAAGTCCTTGGAAGATCAAAGacttattcaatttttaatggGATTGAATGATATGTATGCATAGGTAAGAGGAAATATCCTTATGATGAACCTTTTgcctagtgtcacgacccaaatcactaatcgtgcgggcacctatcatTTTCCCACCTGGTAGACGAACCCGCCCCTTGAAGATTCATCCaacaacataaataataaatatgagCAATAGAAGTCTAAAATCATAGATAGATAGTAATCCGGAATACAACAACTACCCAAGGAatctggtctgaatagtacggAGCTACTAATAGAAGTctgaaatatacaagtctgtcTCAAGATATGAAATAAAGATAGCAGGATAGAAAGTCTCCAGGTAGTGGATCGGAATATGGTTCACCCTGGAAACTCCAACTGACTGCCTCGGGAAGTCACCCACGAGGGCCTAAAGTGGAATATGTAATAAATTttgcactcagaaaagaatgcagcaaggtagcatcagtacaacaaCACTTACTGGTAgtcatcataggccgacaacaattatcTAACattatataaaagaaagaaattgaaagataggCATATAAGTAGTTAAATATACAGTCACTAAGCACATTCACGTAAGACTTGCAGTAATGTGAACCACACTATATCTCAATAGTCTACTGTCATAGCCTAAGCGGAAACCTCTAGTCCTTGAATCCATCAAGTGTCTAGGTAAGTGATTAATAAGCACGCAACACCTCAAATGAATCAACAACCAAGGAATCAAGGCTGAAAGACACCATGCAATACAATAAacagaaaaggctcaaatatgccatcgacctatcggaaatggctcatttatgccactcgtcaatagtttggctcatttatgccatcgaactatagcaaattgctcatttatgccatcgaactataggaaatgacccatttatgtcactcatcaatagtttgactcatttatgccattactcgctaccaaaatgactcatccatgccatttttcattaacatcgattttataatacaagatatgacacgtggccttcaattagaggtctacgtcgtttaattaaactagcccgattttaagtatcaaattaagaaaaaatccgacccatacacCCTACCCACGTACAACCATAATCcggttggaggccacgtgtcatattttgtattataaaatcggcgttaataaaaaatgacatggatgagtcattttggtaacgagtaatggcataaatgagtcaaactattgatgagtggcataaatgagtcatttcctatagttcgatggcataaatgagccatttcctatagttcgatggcacaaatgagccaaactattgacgagtggcatcaatgagtcatttccgatagttcgatggcatatttgagcctttttcgttcaataaatacaacaaccagaATCAGAGATATGaatggatgtaatatgaatgcattgcgatgcaatgcaatgcactggccaactgtctcatatcgtacacacatgctatggacTAAAACCTCCatgtctcgatagtcatgacccatgggggactcgcgaagtctacGTACTAGTCACTCctcacacagcccagagatgagtCCGCAACACCAAACACTCCGCAGATAGCCCGGAGATGGTTCCATATCACTAGCCATTCGGCGCACAGCCTAGAGATGGCTACTATATCAAGTATGTCCATATTCACTCCGCACAGAGCCCAGAGAAGACTTTCACCCTTCACTTTCTCCATTGGAACCACATCACAGTATCATCGGAAATGCATGTATGAATATCAATTTCAACTATAATCATAAGAGTGAATaaacataacaacatccataaatcaaCTACCAATACAAACTTATTCTCAAATCTGTACAATGCCACGTCCAGAATAATTTTCCTTCGGACCACATAGGTAACACTAAATAGTATATGCAAGAGATGCCATATGAGATATGTATGTAGAAAACACCATAATAAGAAGCCTCAGATgttttactttcccttttatcACTATTAATATCAAATCACAGTTCATAACAATAAATCACGTAGAatgtgtatgaatgatatgcatgatatcatTGTCAAgttaaatcatatcaaatctaAATTGTGCCACTACATGAGCACATATTGCAATATTAATACCGAAGCAAGTTCTTTCCTCTATCCATGATATAGTCGAGATAAGTGAGAGACAACCATAtcacaatcacaacataacaactaAGTAACAAGTCCAATAGCACACACATGGAAAcaagccaaatcacaacaaagaGGCGACAAGCGCCCAcagtcaacaacaataacaacctaagaatatccatcccaactttatacccgaaggtttaacatgctttctccgtcaataactaactctacatatgcttcgatAACTGGAGTCTAACCAAAAAGTAAGCCGCAACCTACCGAGCTGGAGCCACGAATAATCAAATctgagccttgcccttttgAAGAGCCTctgaatactcaaagtctagccattatcgaattctaagttagaaacgaGAAACAAcggtacccatattgctatacattcgTTCGAATCAAATCAACTAAgtaaaagagagaaaatgacccacaagggtaaaacgggtatttcaaGATAGAATTGGTAACCTaacgttctagaagttcaattctactttCCATTTGCTAATTTAGCTCAAgtattgatcaatttcatcattcatggccaaacacccAATTTCGgcataaaccctaactttccatatttcAATTTCTCAACTAGAATGGAAGAGTCAAGCCTACTGGTTActaattcatgaaattccatgcttagattagtgAAATCCATCAATTAATATCATAATGGAAGACaaaaattcaaataacaaaATAAGGGTTAGGACTCATCTTCTTCCATTAGATTTCTAGATTTTCCACCAttgattcaagcttaggaaagaTTAATAAAGGAAATCAAAGTTAGAGAGACTTACCCCAAGAAGATAGAGAGACTTACCCCAAGAAGAATCCACTTAGAATCTTTTCAAATCGCCTTAAAGACACTTAggagaataattttggaaatgggaaatgaagggtttCACTTAGCATTAAATAACATTCTGACTCTGCGTTTTCCACCATAGCGTAAAATGATCTGCTACGGTGGTTCACACCCGCTATAGCGCACCCGCTCTAGCGGAACTGCTCCAGCGGTTCACACCCGCTATAGCGCATCCGCTCCAGCAGAACTGCTCACGGTTCACACCCGCTATAGAGTATCCGCTCCAGCAGAATACCGTCCGCTGGAGCTGATTCCTCAAGAATCCAAAGTCCCACGCTCCAGCAACTTGCTGGTTTTTCACCAATTTCTTCCCAAAACTCGATAATCACCCGAGACCTTTCAGATGCAACCCAGACAtgcaaacatacataaaaacacgctgcagactcactcgtggtcttagaattcccaacagaggtctagTTGACCGGGTAACACCCAATGGtcaaaaactaactttccaaccaataacctAAAACGCTCTCGAGTGCCTTGAAAATCGAACTGAACATgataccaagtcataatcgaccctccgaacctctcggaatcaacgggatttttgaaaaaggtatgtttactcaaaagtcaactatcaatcaaaggtttttcactttaaggttctaattctCATAAGTCACCATAAAACTCGCTCGATTATCTCGGGAACTGTGTCGTCCATCCCCTTAGGTGAAATCATAATAACTGgactcgggaaagggtcaatggggataaatgggtcaaaagcactataatgaccaaacgggtcgttacacctaGTATGTATATTGCATATTCACTTCTTTTGCAGGATGAGAACCAGAGAGAAGTGTATGCAAATGCATATTTTGCTACTGATTTTGCATCATGTATGGTTGCTGGACAGAGCAAACAACACAATGCAAAACTTCTAGCTGATTTTGTAGCATTCATGGCTACTGGACAAGGAAGAAATGTTCAGAAATTCAGAAATCAACCATTAAGAGGAGGAAACACAACCCAAAAATTCATCAACCCAGCTCAGAGGTTTACCAAACCACAACAAAAATTCAGGGGAAAGAAGAAATACAACCCTAATATTTCTTGCACCTATTGTGGAAAGACATGACATATTCAAGATGACTGTCACAGGATCCATGGGTTCCCAGAAGATTTTGCCCCAATACAAGCAAATGCAACTTTAACACATGAAGAAGATATGAATGATGGAGGAGAAAATAATGAGTTCAATAACAACAATTTTGGATAGCAATTCAACAAAGAACAAATTGCAAAGATGATGCAGATGTACAAGCAGGCTAAGTTAACACAAACAGGAAATTCAGGAATCAATGATAATGTTGTAGCTGGTACTATTCTTAAATATTTAGGATCAGTGTTTACTAGCCTAAAATCAGACACCTGGATCATTGATTCAGGTGCCTCAGAACATATGTGTTTTGATCTCAACTCATTCTTGTTTCTAATTCCACTCCATGTACCTTTGAACATTACTTTACCAAATCCTTTCAAACTAACTGTTACTCATATAGGGAGTATTTCTATTTTTCTGGTCTTGTTTTATCAAATGTTCTTCATGTCCTAGATTTTAAGTATCACTTATTGTCCATTCATAAGTTTTGTGTTCAATTCAAATTTGATGTCCTATTCACAACTAGTGGGTGTCTATTACAGGGCCATTTAATGAAGATTCCACAAGCTTATGGTGAAGCTAGTGAAGAATTATATCTCTTAGAGCCCACTAGTCTTAAGTCTAAGTGTTTATTCAGTGACAATGTATTTTCAATTCCAAAAGGAAGTAATTCCAACCATGAGTCTGTTATAGTTTCTACTTCTACTCATGTTAATGTTATTCCTAATGTAATGATTTGGCATATAAGATTGGGCCATCTACCATTTTCAGCAATGAAACATTTGAACTTCATTTATTGTCATTCCaattatgattttatttgtGATATCTGTCCTAGGGCCAAACAAACTAAATTACCTTTTCCAATCAGTACTATCAAATCTAAACATATATTTGAACTTATACACATTGCCACATGGGGACCTTACAAGTCCAGCACTTACAATGGTTTCAAATATTTCCTAGCTATATTTGATAATTTAGTAGAGGAACTTGGAAATTTCTATTGAGTGCCAAAAGTCATGCTTTTCCTATACTTAAAAGTTTTCTTTCTATGGTGGAAAGACAGTTCAAtgtcaaagtgaaaatgataAGGTCAAACAATGCACTAGAATTGGGAAAAGCataggcggatccaggattttaacTTTAGggattcaagatttaaaatttTAGGACAGGCCTCAAGGTACCATACAataataaccgaaccaaacaacGAACATCGgtattcaaattttttaaaagtaacaaTCCACCTTGCACTCAAAACCATAGAAATACTTTTCAAACTCTCTCACCCCGCTATCCCCAAAAATTTACATTTCGATATTGTAGACATTGAAACAGCTAAGTATACTGGATACAAGCAAATGATTCTATACTTTAGTTTAAATAAAGTGGTTTGAGATATTCTCTACAACACATAAATCTCATTAACTTTTATTGAGTTGTTACCTTACTTTTTAGGTGTACAAGCGTTATAGTGAAAGCAcgaaaaagtaaaatatttgcaGAAGAGACAGGctaaatcaaatcatatgaCCATTATCAACATCCAAAAGagatacatatatttagtaaatATCACTATTACAATTGTCCCCGACGACTTGTCATGTTTTGAAAACGATCAATGATTGCATTATTTGGTAcactttcaaatacttcatcTTCTATATAACAAACTAAACAACCATTAATAAATTCATCACCAATTCTGCTTCGCAAGTCATTTTTGATGTACTTCATTGAAGAAAAAACTCTTTCTACCGTTGTAGTATCCACAGGCAATATCAAGCTTAACTTCACAAGCAAATAAACAAGTCTCCAAGTCTTGTGCAGATTTGTTTCAACTAATGTTTCTGAAAGATCTCGGAGTCCTTTCAAGTTAGAAAATTCACTATCTTCTCTCATAAAGAGAATATAGTTGTCAAGCTCGTAACTGAGATCTTCAAGCTTGGAAACACTAAACTCATCACGATAAAGTGTACCAAGTTTCATAATTTTGTCTTTATCATAATTTGCAAAAGAATTATCCGGACTCAAACTAGCCATACCTAGAAGCAAATCACTATTCATTGCATCAAAACTACTATTAAGCTCCGCAAGTTgcaaatcaataacaacattaaaGACTTCTACATGCAAATGATGAGAATATGTGACACTTGAACTCTTGCGCTTTGACTTTCCAATATGATAGTTCTTATCCATTTCAGGAATTAGAATATCATGCTTCACACAGTATGAAGAGACATCTTCAATCAAAGATTCCCATTTTTAGACTCTCTCATCAATTGTAGTTGCCTCTTGGCAAAACCAAAGAGCTTTAtagcattcacaatatcatGATCTTTTCTTTGCAAAGTCATATTCAAATCATTTGTAATTTCCAAGACTTTCAACATCAATTGCAACATATGGACAAACTCAAAAGATCTTATATCATTCACTAGACATTTTGCCATGGATCTCTCTAGATAAGTTGTATTCTCACTTCCAATTACTTCAAGCACATGAACAATTGATGAGAATAATGCAATAAAATTACACACTATTTTAAAGTGAGATCCCCAACGGGTGTCACCTGGCCTTTGAAGCCCAAGTTCTTTATTTAGTCCACTTCCCGTATGAACTTCACCAAGCACTAGTAATTCCTCTAGTTTTTTTGCTTGATCTTCTCGAAGAATCTCCCTGTGCTTAAAATAACCTCTAACAATATTCAATACATTAGCAACAATATCAAAAAATTGATCTACATCATAGTGCTTCTTTGCAACAGCTACAAGAGTCAATTGCAACTGATGAGCAAAGCAATGTATGCAATAAGCTGAAGGAGTGTCTTCCAGAACTAGAGTTTTAAGACCATTAATTTTTTCCTTGCATGTTACTAGCTGCATCATAACCTTGTCCTCGTATTTGAGATGGACTCAATGAATACTCTAAAAGCAAAGAATAGATAACATCTTTCAATGCTATTGCAGTTGTATCTTGAACATGAACAACACTAAGGAATCGTTCAATAAGTGTGCCTTCTTTGTTGACATATCTAAGAACAAGAGCCATTTGTTCCTTATGAGAAACATCCTTAGATTCATCAACCAATATGCCAAAGTAATCTCCATTTAAATCTTTAACAATTGCTTTCATTGTTTCTTTTGCACAAGCATTCACGATCTCCTTTTGGATACTTGGAGCAATCATCATGTTATTTTGTGGAGCATTTTCTAGTACAACTTTGTTCACTTCATCATGCCTATTTGCATACCATTTTAAAAGTTCtagaaaatttcccctttttgtaGAAGTTTCACCTTCATCGTGGCCCCGGAAAGGCATTCCTTGTTTCAAAAGAAATCTTGTCACATCAACCGAAGCATTCAACCGAACTcgataattatttttatctttctcaTTATGCTTGTCAAAAGAAGTTagaatcaatttttcttgattctttAAGTCTCTCATCTTCTTGAAACACCGATTGTGAAGACTATTCACATCACCAATATGTCTATTAAGCCTTTCTATACCTTTATTCCAAGCTCTAAAACCACGTTTTGTAAAAGAATCCCCAACTCTTCCatgtttatttttaaacaagtatCAACATAAACAAAAGCCGGCATCAACTTTAACACTATATTCTAACCATTCAGAATATGAAGTATGAAACCAGTCAGGATTAAATTGATGCATTAGTCCACCAAATTCTTTCTTTGGGAATGTATGATCACGAGGTTGGCATGGtcctttttgaatataatgTCTCCTTATTCGGTCATGTTCATTATAAGAATATTGTGAGATTTGCTTTCTTTCACCAGGATCAGGTTTAGGAAGATCCAAATCCAACACTTTATCTTTGTCATGCACAACTGGACACGAAGAAGAATTTGGCACAGGAGAGCTTAAACCAGAACTTGAAGGAGTTTGAATAACCTGGTAAAATCTCTTCATTATAGCGCCTCTCGCTAAAAGAATCCTaaaatcacaaaacaaaaaTCACTTTACAttgtatattttaaatttaatttaattaaacaaataattaaatcaagTATTAGTGGGTGGTGTACTTGAATtctctttttccattttctagTTCTGGTTGTGTGTAACAGCCCAGCCCACTAGTGATATTATCCGTTTTGGGCCTAGGCCCGCACGGCTTTAAAACGCGTCACTAGGAGGTAAGGCATGCTTACTTATATACCCAGCACCTCTCCTGTGTTATGCCGATGTGGGACTTTCCTCCTAAGCTGGGGTGTCACATACACCCCCTCTTATGGACTCAGCGTCCtcgctgaggtttgccccaccgcatgggatttgcctagactcAGCACTGAGGTTTGCCCCGCCTAcccgggatttgcctaaactcaGTTGAACTCTAGCCCCCCATCGACAAGGCTGACACAGGAGTGGCTCGCTTCTTTATTTTACGTGAGGGGAAAGCCGGGAATATCAAAAGAGTAGAATTCCCAACAATTTCAGGTACTACATTTAATTCCTTCCATAGCTTCACCTTTGTGATAATTGGTTTATAGTACTTATGGTGATAGTTGATAATTAAATAATGAACTTAGGGTATATTTAAGTTGTTTCCAGAGAAACTAAAACGTGGAAACCTTTTTTATTCTACGTTAATTTTCCCAATTGACAAAATCTGCCAAATTAAGATGATTGAATAGTTGTTgtcaaatatatttatttatatataggaAGGCGATGTTTCATGAATGAACTAGCAtgagaagtacaattaattcTTTATAGAATAATGCCAAGAATTCTTCTTTGGGGGACAATATGATTATGGGAGACATGACTATACTTATTAGGCTTTGGGAATaggaatatttttttatagtGGGCGTACCTTCCTAGATTATATTTCTACTTTGCACGGCTGAATTCATTTGGCAGTAGGAACTATCGTTGAGTGGTATTATAGACTTGGACTTTATAATTTCGTGTGTTAATACATGATGGGTAATTTAGCAAAATCTCTATCATATGTTGCTGAGTATCGTTTTTGAGGTTTTCTTTTTGTGTCAGTAAATAAGGGGTTAGTTGACTACTAGCAGATGTTAACGGATTTTGAATCCGAGGTTATCTATAATAATgggtttagttttttttttttttttttttggactaatTTGGACCCATTATTTACGTTATTAAATAGATTGAGGCTATTGGAGATCGTTTGAAGAGATTTTGGCGTTTCAAGAGAGGTTTGCGTTAGGTTAAAAGGCAAGTGAGGCTTTAACTCTtagtttacttgcttttcataaaaaacatatggtttgtgttgtatgtatgcatttaaaCTATTTAGTTCGTGTGAGTGGGCAAGCATGATCTAAATTGGATAATTTCCAAGTTTCTAAAGTAATGACCGTATGAGTCCTTTAGCGTAATTTTGCTTAAATAGCTACTATTTATATAAATGTAAAGTCTAGAAGTGGTATTGATTGGATGTATGTTCCACTTATCATATCTTCAGAGCGGCATACTTCCACAGGTCCCATTGATGTTCGGTGAGAGATAGATGCTAGAATTTGAAGTGACCCAAGTCagatgggggtaaataatgccctctccgaaagacggggtaagacatagacaaatacgtactatgtcccgTGAGCATACATTCAGATTCAGTGTATTTTATGTATTGCTCGTCcgggtaagatgggggtaaataatgccctcttcggaagacggggtaagacatagatAAATACGTATTATGTCCCGTGAGCATAGATTCAGATTTagagtatttcatgttttgcttGTTTATGCTTCATGATTTTAGCTTTAGCTTCAGTTTTTGTATATGTTTAATATACTTGTACTGTGTAATTGCTTTTATGCATTATTAGGGATTTCAAAGACTTGCCCCAGGGATAAGCTGAGAGTGTTGATGATCATGCTGGGTCTTTTAGACTCacgcttgttgatgttgtatgtGTGCAGGTGTAGTTAACGGTGACCAGGTAGCCGATACTTGATTCATTCCAGCTTCGCTCAGTCCAGTTCAGTCGAAGTGAGCCACTATTAGAGCATGGCGGCctcttcttctttagttgacttaGTAGTATTCCGAGCTACGTCTCGTACTTTATATTCAGACTAGTAGTTCCATGACTTAGACATTTTATGGGGTTTATGGGCAAGACTCAGTATTTGTATTTCGCTTCCGcacttttctttatattatgagactttgCGTGTTATTCATTTTATTCGTTAATTTTCGCATGATTAACTTAGAGGGTTCGCCTTATGAGTAGAAGCTCGAAAGGTGCCCGGTCACGGCCTGAGTGCcagatttgggtcgtgacattgtgagattaacccaaaaaatatttgattaacTTAACCCCAAAAAGCTGcattctcaaaaagaaa
This window harbors:
- the LOC132054187 gene encoding uncharacterized protein LOC132054187, with product MDKNYHIGKSKRKSSSVTYSHHLHVEVFNVVIDLQLAELNSSFDAMNSDLLLGMASLSPDNSFANYDKDKIMKLGTLYRDEFSVSKLEDLSYELDNYILFMREDSEFSNLKGLRDLSETLVETNLHKTWRLVYLLVKLSLILPVDTTTVERVFSSMKYIKNDLRSRIGDEFINGCLVCYIEDEVFESVPNNAIIDRFQNMTSRRGQL
- the LOC132053521 gene encoding uncharacterized protein LOC132053521, whose protein sequence is MRDLKNQEKLILTSFDKHNEKDKNNYRVRLNASVDVTRFLLKQGMPFRGHDEGETSTKRGNFLELLKWYANRHDEVNKVVLENAPQNNMMIAPSIQKEIVNACAKETMKAIVKDLNGDYFGILVDESKDVSHKEQMALVLRYVNKEGTLIERFLSVVHVQDTTAIALKDVIYSLLLEYSLSPSQIRGQGYDAASNMQGKN